From the Daucus carota subsp. sativus chromosome 8, DH1 v3.0, whole genome shotgun sequence genome, one window contains:
- the LOC108197982 gene encoding terpene synthase 10-like — MSTLIADQIFPVTRRSGNYKPCVHRDNNLVQSLNTDFKVERFKERVDELKEEVVGMFADIIKSLDQLELIADLQRLGLANHFDEEIKRTLKKIYENRTSDLWEIKDLHATALMFRLLRQHRFDISEDIFESFMVNGSFKEGLGDDVKGTLSLYEAYYFSSEGDSRMEAAWRFASKTLRERSDDIVDPNLGIKVRHALKSPLDWRMPKLEARWYIDVYGKSSDMNPAILELAKLDFNIVQGVYQEDLKTFSRFWNELGLASRLHFARDRLVESFIWALGMNVNPELRYSRLQLAKQVQMITYIDDIYDVYGTLDEVELFTEAIERWDINSIEELPNYMKVCFLALYNYVNEMVYKIFREQNIDVLPYLKRTWIDLSKAYCEEARWFHNGYKPTLEEYLRNGVKSIAIQICIVQNYVCSMNPVDREALEFLMNMPEVLSSACLLGRIVDDNGTSSHELARGDVPKAVQCYMSDTGCTEEEAHAHMKDLMRNYWRQMNKCRLQDTPVPLQAVDYIFDLLRATHYTYRDGDGYSVQHEGKSKLLLNALIVEPIPM, encoded by the exons ATGAGTACTCTTATTGCGGATCAAATCTTTCCGGTCACCAGGCGTTCGGGGAATTACAAACCCTGCGTTCACAGAGACAACAACTTGGTGCAGTCCTTAAACACTGATTTTAAG GTTGAACGTTTCAAAGAACGAGTTGATGAGCTGAAAGAAGAGGTGGTAGGGATGTTTGCTGATATTATCAAGTCTCTGGATCAACTTGAGCTGATTGCTGATTTGCAAAGACTTGGATTGGCTAATCATTTCGACGAAGAAATCAAGCGTACCCTGAAGAAGATATACGAGAATCGAACGAGTGATCTGTGGGAAATTAAGGACTTGCATGCTACTGCTCTTATGTTTAGACTCCTCAGGCAACACAGATTTGATATATCAGAAG AtatattcgagagttttatggtGAATGGAAGCTTTAAAGAAGGTCTTGGGGACGATGTGAAGGGCACTTTGAGTTTGTACGAAGCTTATTACTTCTCATCTGAAGGAGATTCCCGGATGGAGGCTGCATGGCGCTTTGCATCTAAAACGCTTAGAGAGCGATCAGATGACATCGTTGATCCGAATCTAGGCATCAAAGTGAGGCATGCCTTGAAGAGTCCATTGGATTGGAGGATGCCAAAACTGGAAGCAAGGTGGTACATAGATGTCTACGGAAAATCTAGTGACATGAATCCTGCAATACTAGAACTCGCGAAGTTGGATTTCAATATTGTGCAAGGAGTTTACCAAGAGGATCTCAAGACCTTTTCAAG GTTCTGGAATGAATTAGGTCTGGCCAGCAGACTACACTTTGCGAGAGATAGGCTTGTTGAATCTTTCATATGGGCCTTGGGAATGAATGTGAATCCAGAACTGCGATACAGCAGACTTCAGTTAGCTAAACAAGTACAAATGATTACATACATTGATGACATTTACGACGTCTATGGCACATTAGATGAAGTTGAACTCTTCACTGAGGCCATTGAGAG GTGGGATATTAATTCCATAGAAGAGCTTCCCAACTACATGAAAGTTTGCTTTCTTGCCCTTTACAACTATGTGAATGAGATGGTCTACAAGATCTTCAGAGAACAAAACATTGATGTTTTGCCATACCTAAAAAGAACG TGGATTGATCTTTCGAAAGCTTACTGTGAGGAGGCGCGGTGGTTTCATAATGGATACAAGCCAACACTTGAAGAGTATCTGAGAAACGGAGTGAAGTCAATAGCCATTCAGATTTGCATAGTTCAAAACTACGTTTGTTCCATGAATCCAGTCGACAGGGAAGCGTTGGAGTTTTTGATGAACATGCCGGAGGTGTTAAGCTCAGCATGTCTACTTGGGCGAATCGTTGATGACAACGGGACTTCCTCG CATGAGCTGGCTAGAGGAGATGTTCCGAAAGCCGTCCAATGCTACATGTCCGACACGGGATGCACCGAAGAAGAAGCTCATGCTCACATGAAGGACTTAATGAGGAATTACTGGAGACAGATGAACAAGTGTCGACTGCAAGACACGCCGGTGCCTCTACAGGCTGTGGACTACATTTTCGATCTTCTTCGAGCCACCCATTATACTTATCGTGATGGAGATGGATATAGCGTTCAACATGAGGGTAAAAGTAAGCTTCTGCTGAATGCCCTCATTGTTGAACCTATACCCATGTAA